A genomic stretch from Cloacibacterium caeni includes:
- a CDS encoding DsbA family oxidoreductase: MKINIWSDVRCPFCFVGKKKFEKALEKFPHTEKLEITWHSFQLDPQLITQPDVNPYEYFAKAKGITVERAKAMHEGAAMAGKEAGIDFNFDDSKVANSYKAHLLIQLSKTKNLANEMEEALFEAQFLDGKNVDDEETLIQLAKSIGITEEDAQNALQSDELGYLVKQDMQLAAQLGINAVPFFVINDKYGISGAQQPELFLEALEKTWEEFSNGDKGLQLINSGESCDIDGNCD, translated from the coding sequence ATGAAAATAAATATTTGGAGCGACGTTCGTTGTCCGTTTTGCTTTGTAGGAAAAAAGAAATTTGAAAAAGCATTAGAAAAATTTCCTCACACCGAAAAATTAGAAATCACTTGGCACAGTTTTCAATTAGATCCACAATTGATAACTCAGCCAGATGTAAATCCTTATGAATATTTTGCTAAAGCCAAAGGAATTACCGTAGAAAGAGCAAAAGCCATGCATGAAGGTGCAGCAATGGCTGGAAAAGAAGCTGGAATCGACTTTAACTTTGATGATTCTAAAGTGGCTAATTCTTACAAAGCACATTTGCTGATTCAGTTATCAAAAACTAAAAATTTAGCCAATGAAATGGAAGAAGCGCTTTTTGAAGCACAGTTTTTAGACGGAAAAAACGTCGATGATGAGGAAACATTGATTCAGTTGGCAAAATCCATAGGAATTACTGAAGAAGATGCTCAAAACGCCTTACAATCTGATGAATTGGGTTATCTCGTGAAACAAGATATGCAATTGGCTGCACAATTAGGAATTAACGCAGTTCCTTTCTTTGTGATTAATGATAAATATGGAATTTCTGGAGCACAACAACCCGAATTGTTTTTAGAAGCGTTAGAAAAAACTTGGGAAGAATTTTCGAATGGTGATAAAGGTTTACAACTCATCAATTCTGGAGAATCTTGTGACATAGATGGAAATTGCGATTAA
- a CDS encoding TIGR00266 family protein, with amino-acid sequence MNNHEIDYKIHGEELQCVEIELDPQEAVISEPGSFMMMTDGIQMETLFGDGTETGGLLGKLFSAGKRLLTGENLFMTVYTNTSYQKRQVTFAAPYSGKIIPLDLSDLGGKVICQKDSFLCAAKGVSVGIEFQRKLGTGLFGGEGFIMQKLEGDGMAFVHSGGYVVEKVLQPGEILKIDTGCIVAFTQTVSYDIQFVGGIKNTIFGGEGLFFAQLQGPGKVWIQTLPISRLASRILQYAGPSGRREEGSVLGKLGNMLDGDGF; translated from the coding sequence ATGAACAATCACGAAATAGACTACAAAATTCACGGTGAAGAATTGCAATGTGTTGAAATAGAATTAGATCCACAAGAAGCAGTGATTTCTGAACCCGGAAGTTTTATGATGATGACAGATGGTATCCAAATGGAAACCCTTTTTGGCGATGGAACAGAAACTGGCGGATTATTAGGGAAACTATTTTCTGCAGGGAAAAGATTGTTGACTGGCGAAAATCTTTTCATGACGGTTTATACCAATACTTCTTATCAGAAAAGACAAGTGACCTTTGCTGCGCCTTATTCTGGAAAAATTATTCCTCTAGATTTGTCTGATTTAGGTGGAAAAGTGATTTGTCAGAAAGATAGTTTTCTTTGCGCTGCAAAAGGCGTTTCTGTAGGGATAGAATTTCAAAGAAAATTAGGAACCGGACTTTTCGGAGGAGAAGGTTTTATTATGCAAAAACTGGAAGGAGACGGAATGGCTTTTGTGCACAGTGGTGGTTATGTGGTAGAAAAAGTCTTGCAACCCGGCGAAATTTTGAAAATAGATACTGGTTGTATTGTAGCTTTTACTCAAACCGTTTCTTACGATATTCAGTTTGTTGGCGGAATTAAAAATACCATTTTTGGTGGTGAAGGTTTATTCTTTGCACAATTACAAGGTCCAGGAAAAGTTTGGATTCAGACGCTTCCTATCAGCAGATTGGCAAGCAGAATTTTACAATACGCAGGTCCTTCTGGTAGAAGAGAAGAAGGAAGTGTTTTAGGAAAATTAGGAAATATGCTCGATGGAGACGGATTTTAA
- the ychF gene encoding redox-regulated ATPase YchF: MKCGIVGLPNVGKSTLFNCLSNAKAQSANYPFCTIEPNLGTVSVPDTRLFELEKLVNPERVLPAVVEIVDIAGLVKGASKGEGLGNQFLANIRECEAIIHVLRCFDNGNIVHVEGSVDPMRDKEIIDIELQLKDLETLGKAVEKAKKFIKSGKKEDILTYETLQNLQKFVEDGKNVREFPTDDFTQSIIDEVHLLTKKPVLYVCNVDENAIKNGNEWIAKIEEMAAKENAEVVVLAAQIEADINELETFEERQMFLEELGLEEPGVNRLIRKAYDLLHLQTYFTAGVKEVRAWTIGKGWTAPQAAGVIHTDFEKGFIRAEVIGYDDFVSYGSEAKVKEAGKMRVEGKEYIVKDGDVMHFRFNV; encoded by the coding sequence ATGAAATGTGGAATTGTAGGTTTACCAAACGTAGGTAAATCAACCTTATTTAACTGTTTAAGCAACGCCAAGGCGCAATCTGCTAACTATCCGTTTTGTACGATTGAGCCTAACTTAGGAACGGTTTCTGTACCAGATACTCGTCTTTTTGAGTTAGAGAAATTGGTAAATCCAGAACGTGTTTTACCAGCAGTGGTAGAAATTGTAGATATCGCAGGTTTGGTAAAAGGAGCTTCTAAAGGTGAAGGTTTAGGAAATCAGTTTTTAGCAAATATCAGAGAATGTGAAGCGATTATTCACGTTTTAAGATGTTTTGATAATGGAAATATCGTTCACGTAGAAGGTTCTGTAGATCCTATGAGAGATAAAGAAATTATCGATATAGAACTTCAATTAAAAGACCTTGAAACACTTGGTAAAGCAGTTGAAAAAGCTAAAAAATTCATTAAATCTGGTAAAAAAGAAGATATTCTAACTTACGAAACGCTTCAGAATTTACAAAAATTTGTGGAAGATGGTAAAAATGTAAGAGAATTCCCGACTGATGATTTCACTCAATCTATTATTGATGAGGTTCACTTGTTAACCAAAAAGCCAGTGCTTTACGTTTGTAATGTTGATGAAAATGCAATCAAAAACGGTAACGAATGGATTGCTAAAATCGAAGAAATGGCGGCTAAAGAAAATGCAGAAGTAGTGGTTTTAGCAGCGCAAATCGAAGCTGATATCAATGAACTAGAAACTTTCGAAGAAAGACAAATGTTCTTAGAAGAATTAGGTCTTGAAGAACCAGGAGTTAACAGATTGATTAGAAAAGCATACGATTTATTGCACCTTCAAACGTATTTTACAGCGGGTGTTAAAGAAGTAAGAGCTTGGACAATTGGTAAAGGTTGGACTGCTCCACAAGCTGCTGGTGTAATTCATACCGATTTTGAAAAAGGATTCATTAGAGCAGAAGTTATCGGTTATGATGATTTCGTGAGCTATGGTTCTGAAGCGAAAGTGAAAGAAGCAGGTAAAATGAGAGTAGAAGGGAAAGAATACATCGTAAAAGATGGTGATGTAATGCATTTCCGTTTTAACGTGTAA
- the typA gene encoding translational GTPase TypA, which translates to MQNIRNIAIIAHVDHGKTTLVDKIIHATNVFRDNQESGDLIMDNNDLERERGITILSKNISVTYKDTKINVIDTPGHADFGGEVERVLKMADGVILLVDAFEGPMPQTRFVLHKALELGLKPIVVINKVDKENCRPDEVHDKVFDLFFNLDATEEQLDFPTFYGSSKQGWFNTSLEPTDNILPILDGILQYVPAPKVEDGNLQMQVTSLDYSSFLGRIAVGKVTRGSIKESQWIGLAQENGNVLKGKVKELYIFEGLGKKKVTEVQAGDICAVVGFDAFQIGDTFVDLENPEPLTRLSIDEPTLNMTFSINNSPFFGKDGKYVTSNHLKERLEKELEKNLALRVEQTEDANTFLVFGRGILHLSVLIETMRREGYEMTIGQPQVILHDVDGESHEPYESLVVDVPEEYASRVIDLATQRKGDLHIMETKGEMQHMEFEIPSRGLIGLRSQMLTATAGEAIMAHRFTDYKPFKGAIPGRNNGVLVSKTQGPCTEYSIAKLQDRGKFFVDPGEEIYAGMIIGEQNKPGDLVVNIVEAKQLNNMRAAGKDKDGNIAPKILFSLEECMEYIQADECIEVTPNFIRMRKKILSEEDRKRAERNAK; encoded by the coding sequence ATGCAAAATATCAGAAACATCGCAATTATTGCCCACGTAGACCACGGGAAAACCACATTGGTAGACAAAATTATCCATGCTACTAATGTTTTCAGAGATAATCAAGAATCTGGAGATTTAATTATGGATAATAACGATTTAGAAAGAGAAAGAGGAATTACTATCCTTTCTAAAAATATTTCGGTTACGTATAAAGATACTAAAATTAATGTAATCGACACTCCTGGTCACGCCGATTTTGGTGGTGAAGTAGAGCGTGTTCTTAAAATGGCAGATGGGGTTATTTTATTGGTAGATGCTTTCGAAGGACCTATGCCACAAACTCGTTTCGTTTTGCATAAAGCTTTAGAATTAGGGCTTAAACCTATTGTAGTTATCAATAAAGTAGATAAAGAAAACTGTCGTCCAGACGAAGTTCATGATAAAGTTTTTGATTTATTCTTTAACCTAGATGCTACCGAAGAACAGTTAGATTTCCCTACTTTCTATGGTTCTTCTAAGCAAGGTTGGTTCAATACTTCTTTAGAGCCTACAGATAACATTTTACCAATTTTAGATGGGATTTTACAATATGTTCCAGCTCCAAAAGTAGAAGATGGTAACTTACAAATGCAAGTAACTTCTTTAGATTATTCTTCATTTTTAGGAAGAATTGCAGTAGGTAAAGTAACCAGAGGTTCTATCAAAGAATCTCAGTGGATTGGTCTTGCACAAGAAAATGGCAATGTCCTTAAAGGTAAAGTTAAAGAATTATATATTTTTGAAGGTTTAGGCAAGAAAAAAGTTACAGAAGTTCAAGCAGGTGATATTTGTGCAGTAGTAGGTTTTGATGCGTTCCAAATTGGAGATACTTTCGTAGATTTAGAAAATCCAGAACCATTGACTAGATTGTCTATTGACGAGCCTACGTTGAACATGACATTCTCTATCAACAATTCTCCTTTCTTCGGTAAAGATGGTAAATATGTAACCTCTAATCACTTGAAAGAAAGATTAGAAAAAGAATTAGAGAAAAACTTAGCATTAAGAGTTGAACAAACCGAAGATGCAAATACATTCCTAGTTTTTGGTAGAGGTATTCTTCACTTATCTGTTTTAATTGAAACCATGAGAAGAGAAGGTTACGAGATGACGATTGGTCAGCCACAAGTAATTCTTCACGATGTAGATGGAGAAAGCCACGAACCATACGAAAGTTTAGTAGTAGATGTTCCAGAAGAGTATGCTTCTAGAGTAATCGATTTAGCTACGCAAAGAAAAGGTGACCTTCACATCATGGAAACCAAAGGAGAAATGCAACACATGGAATTCGAAATTCCTTCAAGAGGTTTAATCGGATTACGTTCTCAAATGTTGACGGCAACTGCAGGTGAAGCAATTATGGCGCACCGTTTTACAGATTATAAACCTTTCAAAGGAGCGATTCCTGGTAGAAATAACGGAGTTTTAGTTTCTAAAACACAAGGTCCTTGTACGGAATATTCTATCGCTAAACTTCAAGATAGAGGTAAGTTTTTTGTAGATCCGGGCGAAGAAATTTATGCAGGAATGATTATTGGTGAACAAAACAAACCTGGAGACTTAGTCGTAAACATTGTAGAAGCAAAACAATTGAATAACATGCGTGCTGCTGGTAAAGATAAAGACGGAAACATTGCTCCAAAAATCTTATTCTCGCTAGAAGAGTGTATGGAATATATTCAAGCAGATGAATGTATAGAAGTTACTCCAAACTTCATCAGAATGCGTAAAAAAATCCTTTCTGAAGAAGATAGAAAACGTGCAGAAAGAAACGCGAAATAA
- a CDS encoding 3-ketoacyl-ACP reductase, translating into MNLKGKNALITGGGRGLGKAVAVALANEGVNVGITGRNEEHLKSTVAELEKLGVKAAYSVFDVEEMAQVEQGVASIASQLGGIDILINNAGVGDFGSFEDMPVETWEKVMKVNLFGVYYVAKATLPYLKQNKEGDIVNVASTAGLKGGPNMSAYCASKAAVISLSQSLMAELRKFNIRVITLTPSTIATDMSIEGKLTDGNPEKVLQPEDFAEWVRDILKMNRRAMIASASIFSTNP; encoded by the coding sequence ATGAATTTAAAAGGTAAAAATGCACTCATCACAGGTGGCGGAAGAGGTCTTGGGAAAGCAGTAGCTGTAGCTTTGGCAAATGAAGGCGTAAATGTAGGAATTACAGGTAGAAATGAAGAACATCTAAAATCTACCGTTGCAGAATTGGAGAAATTGGGGGTAAAAGCAGCGTATTCTGTTTTTGATGTGGAAGAAATGGCTCAGGTAGAGCAAGGAGTGGCTTCTATTGCTTCTCAATTGGGTGGAATAGACATTTTAATCAATAACGCTGGAGTAGGTGATTTTGGCAGCTTCGAAGATATGCCAGTAGAAACTTGGGAAAAAGTAATGAAGGTAAATCTTTTTGGAGTGTATTACGTAGCAAAAGCAACTTTGCCTTATTTGAAGCAAAATAAAGAAGGAGACATCGTAAATGTAGCTTCTACAGCTGGATTAAAAGGCGGTCCCAATATGTCAGCGTACTGTGCTTCTAAAGCTGCGGTAATTTCTCTTTCTCAATCTTTGATGGCTGAACTTAGAAAATTCAATATTCGTGTAATAACCTTAACACCAAGTACCATTGCAACGGATATGAGTATAGAAGGTAAACTTACTGATGGCAACCCAGAAAAAGTGCTTCAACCAGAAGATTTCGCAGAATGGGTAAGAGATATTTTGAAAATGAACAGAAGAGCCATGATTGCGAGTGCTTCTATTTTCTCCACTAATCCATAA
- a CDS encoding 6-phosphofructokinase has protein sequence MKRVLVATGGGDCPGLNAVMRGVVKRASQEKDWEVVGSINAYDGILKEPTEIMVLDDKTVAGIHKDGGTIIGTTNKGGPFAWPYKNKDGVWEAVDRSDEMIRKLQYLGVDAVISIGGDGSQRISQQLYEKGLNIIGVPKTIDNDLSATDFTFGFQTAVQIATEAVDRLVTTAASHNRVLVLEVMGRYAGWIALHAAIAGGAEVCLIPEIPYDIEKVVKKLNSRFNKGKGNAIVVIAEGAIPKGGSLLSEVSDEVGYENVRLGGVAHKLVHDLKSIGFEADMRETVLGHLQRGGTPTAYDRILATQFGVKAFEMVLNEEYGKMVAYRHPNIIAVPFKEAIDRPNFVDPNCDMVKTAKGVGISFGD, from the coding sequence ATGAAAAGAGTATTAGTAGCAACAGGAGGTGGAGATTGCCCAGGATTAAATGCGGTAATGAGAGGGGTGGTAAAAAGAGCATCCCAAGAAAAAGATTGGGAAGTGGTAGGAAGCATCAATGCGTATGACGGAATTTTAAAAGAACCCACAGAAATTATGGTTTTAGATGATAAAACCGTAGCGGGAATTCATAAAGATGGCGGTACCATTATAGGAACTACCAACAAAGGTGGCCCATTTGCTTGGCCTTACAAAAATAAAGATGGAGTTTGGGAAGCGGTAGACAGATCAGATGAAATGATTCGCAAACTGCAATATTTAGGCGTAGATGCCGTAATCAGTATTGGTGGTGATGGTTCACAAAGAATCTCTCAACAATTATACGAAAAAGGGCTTAACATTATAGGTGTTCCAAAAACCATTGATAATGATTTGTCTGCTACCGATTTTACTTTTGGTTTCCAGACTGCTGTACAAATTGCAACTGAAGCGGTAGACAGATTGGTCACTACTGCTGCAAGTCACAACAGAGTTTTGGTACTAGAAGTAATGGGAAGATATGCCGGTTGGATTGCTTTGCACGCTGCCATTGCTGGTGGTGCAGAAGTTTGTCTGATTCCAGAAATTCCTTATGACATCGAAAAAGTAGTGAAAAAACTCAACAGCAGATTCAATAAAGGAAAAGGAAATGCCATTGTAGTAATAGCAGAAGGGGCAATACCGAAAGGTGGAAGTTTGCTTTCTGAAGTAAGTGATGAAGTAGGATATGAAAATGTAAGATTAGGAGGTGTAGCTCATAAATTGGTTCATGATTTGAAATCTATTGGTTTTGAGGCAGATATGCGCGAAACGGTTTTGGGGCATTTACAAAGAGGAGGAACGCCAACTGCTTATGATAGAATTTTGGCAACACAATTTGGCGTAAAAGCATTCGAAATGGTGCTCAACGAAGAATACGGAAAAATGGTTGCTTATCGCCATCCAAATATTATTGCAGTACCATTCAAAGAAGCGATAGATCGTCCCAATTTTGTAGATCCTAATTGCGATATGGTAAAAACCGCAAAAGGAGTAGGTATTAGTTTTGGGGATTAA
- a CDS encoding PD-(D/E)XK nuclease family protein, which translates to MEIDHLIQHYQEIIKCYEENQKTEAKDFNVFDFMSDIFGLGETKHSRIIAFLLNPDAPHGQGKLFLNLFLEKLELKNYEDDHWKVYAEKGNADVLIQSTYPIRKTIIIENKSNWAEDQSNQLYRYWHNLIYLFHNRDCIKSRDKTINRIIYLSPHENKYFEEHSLCKPEKGYEECPEKKVPIKIDNWFFRSEFRDWLYECLKNLDEHSQKISLFITDYINYWEATNFKHETIMNGLEEHFTNKQTWTDLKEILSKKQQTKINWIENFKAKLKFLSESSGWKFYQQNYGDFRIYPSDNWGICFVYEYEKGLSIWKEGITIEQKEKIKEDLIGSISDFHFIDNEFHNNTTYVMAFNQNQELMFKDEDEFAWEANNTNLFDTIANILKPHLNEETRKMFLEINNKLE; encoded by the coding sequence ATGGAAATTGATCATCTTATACAGCACTATCAGGAAATCATTAAATGTTATGAGGAAAACCAGAAAACTGAAGCTAAAGACTTCAATGTGTTTGACTTTATGAGCGATATTTTTGGACTTGGTGAAACTAAACACAGCAGAATTATTGCTTTTTTACTTAATCCTGATGCACCACATGGGCAGGGTAAATTATTTCTCAATTTGTTTCTGGAAAAGTTAGAATTAAAAAACTATGAAGATGACCACTGGAAAGTTTATGCAGAAAAAGGAAATGCAGATGTGCTAATACAGTCCACCTACCCAATAAGAAAAACAATAATTATAGAAAACAAATCAAACTGGGCAGAAGACCAAAGTAATCAACTTTACAGGTATTGGCATAACCTTATTTATCTATTCCACAATCGAGACTGTATAAAATCACGAGATAAGACTATCAACAGAATCATTTACCTTTCGCCCCACGAAAACAAATATTTTGAAGAGCATTCTTTATGTAAGCCTGAAAAAGGTTACGAAGAATGTCCTGAAAAAAAAGTACCAATTAAAATTGACAATTGGTTCTTTAGAAGTGAATTTAGAGATTGGCTGTACGAATGCCTAAAAAATCTTGACGAACATTCACAAAAAATTTCATTATTCATCACAGATTATATTAATTATTGGGAAGCAACTAACTTTAAACATGAAACTATTATGAACGGATTAGAAGAACATTTTACAAACAAACAAACGTGGACCGATTTAAAAGAAATACTTTCAAAAAAACAGCAGACGAAAATAAATTGGATAGAAAATTTTAAAGCAAAATTAAAATTTCTTTCAGAAAGTTCAGGTTGGAAATTTTATCAACAAAACTATGGTGATTTCAGAATTTATCCTTCTGATAATTGGGGAATCTGCTTTGTGTATGAATATGAAAAGGGATTAAGTATTTGGAAAGAAGGAATTACCATTGAGCAAAAAGAAAAAATCAAAGAGGATTTAATCGGAAGCATTTCAGATTTTCATTTCATAGACAATGAATTCCATAATAACACAACCTATGTAATGGCCTTTAACCAAAATCAAGAACTTATGTTTAAAGACGAAGATGAATTTGCCTGGGAAGCAAACAACACCAATTTGTTTGATACAATAGCAAATATTCTTAAACCTCATCTAAACGAAGAAACTAGAAAAATGTTCCTGGAAATTAATAATAAATTGGAATAA
- a CDS encoding Tex family protein, producing MTVEKYIQERLAIPTKSIENTLQLLAEDCTIPFIARYRKDKTGNLDEVAIENIFKLNKSFDEIVKRKESILKSIEEQNALTPELQNKIEQSFDLQEIEDLYLPYKKRKKTKADTAREKGLEPLAKMIMSQKTDDVAYLASKYLNKDVADEDDALQGARDIIAEWLNENLYIRKNLRRLFQRKAVISTKVVKAKKDEENAQKFSQYFDWQEPLNRTPSHRLLAMLRAENEGFVKVSVSVEKEEALEIMENAVIKSQNECAQQIALAIADSYKRLLEPAISNETLQEAKEKADQKAIDVFAENLQQLLLAAPLGEKRILAIDPGYRTGCKVVCLDEKGDILHNETIFPHAPQNETGMAMKKIKSLVNSCNIEAISIGNGTASRETEQFIKKIGFDRDLQVFVVSEAGASVYSASKIAREEFPNYDVTVRGAVSIGRRLSDPLAELVKIDPKSIGVGQYQHDVDQTKLKEKLDNTVISCVNSVGINLNTASKSLLSYVSGIGEKMAENIVNYRAENGAFTSRKDLKKVPRLGEKAYQQAAAFVRIKNAKNPLDNSAVHPEAYKIVEQMAKDLGLKTEELIANKEKIDQINPEKYITQDIGILGIKDILKELLKPGLDPRKSAKVFEFDRNVKTIKDLHIGMILPGIVNNITAFGCFVDVGIKESGLVHISQLKDGFVSDVNEVVKLHQHVQVKVLEIDEARKRIQLTMIL from the coding sequence ATGACCGTAGAGAAATATATTCAGGAACGTTTAGCTATTCCTACTAAAAGCATAGAAAACACGCTTCAGTTGCTTGCTGAAGACTGCACTATTCCTTTCATTGCCCGTTACCGAAAAGACAAAACGGGTAATCTGGATGAAGTAGCCATCGAAAACATTTTTAAACTCAATAAAAGTTTTGATGAAATTGTAAAGCGTAAAGAAAGCATCTTAAAATCGATAGAAGAACAAAACGCTCTCACGCCAGAACTTCAAAATAAAATAGAGCAAAGTTTTGATTTACAAGAAATTGAAGACCTTTATCTTCCTTATAAAAAACGCAAGAAAACCAAAGCGGATACAGCCAGAGAAAAAGGTTTAGAACCTTTGGCAAAAATGATTATGTCTCAAAAAACGGATGATGTAGCATATCTCGCTTCCAAATATTTGAACAAAGATGTTGCCGATGAAGACGATGCGTTGCAAGGTGCAAGAGATATTATAGCTGAATGGCTCAATGAAAATCTCTACATCCGTAAAAATCTGAGAAGATTATTCCAAAGAAAAGCGGTGATTTCTACCAAAGTGGTGAAAGCAAAAAAAGACGAAGAAAACGCACAGAAATTCTCCCAATATTTTGATTGGCAAGAACCTTTGAACAGAACACCTTCTCACCGACTTCTCGCCATGTTAAGAGCAGAAAACGAAGGTTTTGTAAAGGTTTCGGTTTCAGTAGAAAAAGAAGAAGCCCTAGAAATCATGGAAAATGCCGTGATTAAAAGCCAAAACGAGTGCGCCCAACAAATAGCATTAGCAATTGCAGATTCCTACAAAAGATTGTTGGAACCTGCCATTTCTAACGAAACGTTGCAGGAAGCCAAAGAAAAAGCCGACCAAAAAGCGATTGACGTTTTTGCAGAAAATCTTCAACAGTTATTATTGGCTGCTCCACTCGGTGAAAAGCGAATTTTAGCGATTGACCCAGGTTACAGAACCGGTTGTAAAGTAGTTTGTTTAGATGAAAAAGGCGATATTTTGCACAACGAAACCATTTTTCCGCATGCTCCACAAAACGAAACGGGAATGGCGATGAAAAAGATAAAATCTCTCGTTAATTCTTGTAACATAGAAGCCATTTCAATAGGAAACGGAACGGCAAGTAGAGAAACGGAGCAATTCATCAAGAAAATTGGTTTTGACAGAGATTTGCAGGTTTTCGTGGTTTCTGAAGCAGGCGCTTCTGTGTATTCTGCGAGTAAAATTGCCAGAGAAGAATTCCCGAATTATGATGTGACGGTTCGTGGTGCAGTTTCTATTGGCAGAAGACTTTCTGATCCATTGGCAGAACTCGTAAAAATAGACCCAAAATCCATTGGAGTTGGGCAATATCAGCACGATGTTGACCAAACTAAACTCAAAGAAAAACTAGACAATACGGTAATTTCTTGTGTAAATTCTGTAGGAATTAACCTCAATACCGCAAGTAAATCTTTGTTGAGTTATGTTTCTGGAATTGGTGAAAAAATGGCGGAAAACATTGTGAATTATAGAGCAGAAAATGGTGCATTTACGTCCAGAAAAGATTTGAAAAAAGTACCAAGGTTAGGCGAAAAAGCATATCAACAAGCAGCAGCTTTCGTAAGGATTAAAAATGCTAAAAATCCGTTGGATAATTCGGCGGTGCATCCCGAAGCTTATAAAATTGTAGAACAAATGGCGAAAGATTTGGGTTTAAAAACCGAAGAATTGATTGCCAATAAAGAGAAAATTGACCAAATCAACCCAGAAAAATACATTACCCAAGATATTGGAATTTTAGGAATTAAAGACATTCTGAAAGAACTCTTAAAACCTGGACTAGACCCAAGAAAATCTGCCAAAGTTTTTGAATTTGATAGAAATGTAAAAACCATCAAAGATTTGCACATCGGAATGATTTTACCCGGAATTGTGAACAATATCACCGCTTTTGGTTGTTTTGTAGATGTTGGGATTAAAGAAAGTGGTTTGGTTCATATTTCTCAACTGAAAGATGGTTTTGTGTCTGATGTAAATGAAGTGGTGAAACTGCACCAACACGTTCAGGTGAAAGTGCTGGAGATAGATGAAGCGAGAAAGAGGATACAGTTGACGATGATTTTGTAA
- a CDS encoding YdcH family protein: MENHTLTHEFPEYVQKIAELKASDEKFLKMYVNYEEVNALISHYEEGEQNHTTDEHLTDLRKKRVHLKDDIYNYLHQN; the protein is encoded by the coding sequence ATGGAAAATCATACATTAACCCACGAATTCCCAGAATATGTTCAAAAAATCGCAGAGCTGAAAGCTTCAGATGAAAAATTCTTAAAAATGTATGTGAACTACGAAGAAGTGAATGCGCTGATTTCTCACTACGAAGAAGGCGAACAAAATCACACCACTGATGAGCATCTTACAGATTTAAGAAAGAAAAGAGTTCATCTGAAAGACGATATTTATAATTATTTACATCAGAATTAA